A stretch of the Pelotomaculum isophthalicicum JI genome encodes the following:
- a CDS encoding class I adenylate-forming enzyme family protein → MAVQQQQEQQQENAYVSWHTLIEDYAKSQPDKVFIESLDQGKRITFREMNEWCNRVANFLKARGLTPSDKVTLIGKNSIESMIIYFGTLKYGSILNPIFAEESEENIYRIVNLAQTSLILYDSDLHLDKGKRPSAQWISFSEFFGNEAAEGELWELLRDQPATFDGHLGDARDAGLIVYTSGTTELPKGILISRDALFCMVDEISERMGITEKDRVLEYRAYNWLSSTLLTILTSMMRGNTLFLAKKFSRSRFPDWVKKHDITVSSGVPAVFSMLVNEPVPLTRGDIPNLRFMTSSSAPLPVETHLKFEEMYGIPINQAMGMSEAGWMVGNPPAKRKMGSVGLPLKHKEVFFLNEDGDRCKPGEVGEMVVKGRAMGSCYLKGDGSTDVFSKEGFATGDLGYMDEEGYVHITGRKKDLIIRGGINISPMEITSRLLEHPAVAEAATVGAPDKIYGEEVVCFAAKKDGFEISEEELIAHCKTTLPDFKAPKKIIFIKTLPRNQRGKVAKKDLLKLLEG, encoded by the coding sequence ATGGCTGTGCAACAGCAGCAGGAACAACAGCAAGAGAACGCTTATGTCAGTTGGCACACCTTGATCGAAGATTACGCTAAATCCCAGCCGGACAAGGTATTTATTGAAAGTTTAGACCAGGGTAAACGCATCACCTTCCGCGAGATGAACGAATGGTGCAACAGGGTGGCGAATTTCCTGAAAGCCAGAGGGCTTACGCCGAGCGATAAGGTAACGCTCATAGGAAAGAACTCCATAGAGAGTATGATCATCTATTTCGGTACGCTGAAGTACGGCAGCATTCTCAATCCGATTTTCGCCGAGGAAAGCGAAGAGAACATCTACCGGATCGTGAATCTCGCCCAAACATCCCTCATCCTGTACGACAGCGACTTGCACCTTGACAAGGGAAAGAGACCTTCCGCCCAGTGGATCTCTTTCTCGGAATTTTTCGGAAATGAGGCCGCCGAAGGAGAGCTCTGGGAGCTTCTGAGAGACCAGCCCGCAACATTTGACGGCCATCTCGGAGACGCACGCGATGCGGGCTTGATCGTATATACCTCAGGCACGACCGAGCTGCCGAAGGGGATTCTCATATCCAGAGATGCTTTGTTCTGTATGGTCGACGAAATATCGGAACGAATGGGCATTACGGAAAAGGACAGGGTCCTGGAGTACAGGGCGTACAACTGGCTTTCTTCCACGCTTCTCACGATTCTCACGAGCATGATGAGAGGCAATACCCTCTTTCTTGCAAAGAAGTTCTCCCGGAGCAGATTCCCGGACTGGGTGAAGAAGCACGACATCACGGTCTCATCAGGCGTACCCGCAGTCTTCAGCATGCTGGTCAATGAGCCGGTTCCTCTCACCAGGGGCGACATACCGAATCTGCGGTTCATGACGTCGAGCTCGGCCCCGCTCCCTGTGGAAACACATCTCAAATTCGAAGAAATGTACGGGATCCCGATCAATCAGGCAATGGGCATGAGCGAGGCGGGATGGATGGTGGGGAATCCTCCGGCAAAAAGAAAGATGGGCTCGGTAGGCCTTCCCCTGAAGCACAAGGAAGTCTTTTTTCTCAATGAAGACGGAGACAGGTGCAAGCCTGGCGAAGTGGGCGAGATGGTCGTAAAGGGAAGAGCAATGGGTTCGTGCTATCTCAAGGGAGACGGCAGTACGGACGTATTCTCCAAGGAAGGCTTTGCCACGGGAGATCTCGGGTACATGGATGAGGAAGGCTACGTCCATATCACGGGACGAAAGAAGGACCTGATCATTCGTGGAGGCATCAACATATCCCCCATGGAGATCACTTCGCGTCTGCTGGAGCACCCCGCGGTGGCCGAAGCGGCAACAGTTGGAGCGCCCGACAAAATCTACGGAGAGGAAGTGGTATGCTTTGCTGCGAAGAAGGATGGGTTCGAGATCTCGGAAGAAGAACTCATTGCCCACTGCAAAACGACGCTTCCCGATTTCAAGGCGCCTAAGAAGATTATCTTCATAAAGACACTACCAAGGAATCAGCGGGGAAAAGTGGCAAAGAAGGACCTTCTGAAGCTACTTGAAGGATAG